A genomic window from Deltaproteobacteria bacterium includes:
- a CDS encoding cytochrome P450 has product MVVSASAPMVEYDPYAYEMHEDPYPTYAALRTEAPAYRNDRLEFWALSRHADVLAAFRDPARFSNRNGVSLDRASSHPRAHAMMSFLAMDPPRHTRMRALVSRGFTPRRVAELEPRIRALANRHIDAFIERGQCDFIKDFAGKFPMDVISEMLGVPEPDRDQLRQWADTVVHREEGMTDVPPAGMQAAMHLLAYFTQLVADHRARPRDDLTAALLTAEIDGDRLEDMEILAFLFLMIIAGNETTTKLLGNAVYWLARNPDQRRLVAGDPGMIPRWVEETLRYDGSTQALARTVTGDVELHGRRLRDGDRLVLLVGSANRDERVFPHADRYDLTRDTSAMLSFGHGTHFCLGASLARLEGRVALEEVQRRFPDFAIEPVGMVRVHSVNVRGFASLPVTFTPGRGGCG; this is encoded by the coding sequence ATGGTGGTAAGCGCGTCGGCACCGATGGTCGAGTACGATCCCTACGCCTACGAGATGCACGAGGATCCGTATCCGACGTACGCCGCGCTGCGGACCGAGGCGCCGGCCTACCGGAACGACCGCCTCGAGTTCTGGGCCTTGTCGCGGCACGCCGACGTGCTCGCGGCCTTCCGTGACCCGGCCCGCTTCTCCAATCGCAACGGCGTGTCGCTCGACCGCGCGTCCTCGCACCCGCGGGCGCACGCGATGATGTCGTTCCTGGCGATGGATCCGCCCCGCCATACGCGCATGCGGGCGCTGGTGTCGCGCGGCTTCACGCCGCGTCGCGTCGCGGAGCTGGAGCCGCGCATCCGGGCGCTGGCGAACCGTCACATCGACGCCTTCATCGAGCGCGGGCAGTGCGACTTCATCAAGGACTTCGCCGGCAAGTTCCCGATGGACGTCATCAGCGAGATGCTCGGCGTTCCGGAGCCGGATCGCGATCAGCTGCGCCAGTGGGCCGATACCGTCGTGCACCGCGAGGAGGGCATGACCGACGTGCCTCCCGCGGGCATGCAGGCGGCGATGCACCTGCTGGCGTACTTCACCCAGCTGGTCGCCGACCATCGCGCCCGCCCGCGGGACGATCTCACCGCGGCGCTGCTCACGGCCGAGATCGATGGCGACCGGCTCGAGGACATGGAGATCCTGGCCTTCCTCTTCCTGATGATCATCGCCGGAAACGAGACGACGACGAAGCTCCTGGGGAACGCCGTGTACTGGCTCGCGCGGAACCCGGATCAGCGGCGCCTGGTCGCCGGGGATCCCGGCATGATCCCACGTTGGGTCGAGGAGACGTTGCGCTACGACGGCTCGACGCAAGCGCTCGCGCGTACCGTGACCGGCGACGTGGAGCTGCACGGACGTCGCCTGCGCGACGGCGACCGTCTCGTGCTGCTGGTCGGGTCGGCGAATCGCGACGAGCGCGTCTTCCCGCATGCGGACCGCTACGACCTGACGCGCGACACGAGCGCGATGCTGTCGTTCGGCCACGGCACGCATTTCTGCCTCGGGGCATCGCTGGCGCGTCTGGAGGGCCGCGTGGCGCTCGAGGAGGTGCAGCGGCGCTTCCCGGACTTCGCGATCGAGCCGGTGGGGATGGTGCGCGTGCACTCGGTCAACGTACGGGGCTTCGCCTCCTTGCCGGTGACGTTCACGCCGGGAAGGGGAGGGTGCGGATGA
- a CDS encoding NAD(P)-dependent oxidoreductase produces MSTRAGFVGLGSIGRPMARRLCGAGLATTVYDLVPGAVAELVAAGASAAASARAVAAASDVVGVCVRDDADVRAVVLGDDGLLAGAAPGSIIAIHSTILPRTIRELGGAARARGVGLVDACVTGGPTGAEQGRLTYMVGGDAADVERCRPVFTTAARSIVTTGELGTGAATKLCNNLMTYLGFLAAFEATTLARAAGLATSAFEEVTRSNGNLTEQMQAFLMLHRLSAEQRREPDFQRMLRGYTTLAEKDLAVTLAFAREHGVALPGTGLCQQVMARVYGLEDPKRR; encoded by the coding sequence ATGTCCACGCGTGCCGGCTTCGTCGGTCTCGGCTCGATCGGCCGTCCGATGGCGCGCCGCCTCTGCGGCGCCGGGCTCGCGACGACCGTCTACGACCTCGTGCCGGGGGCCGTCGCGGAGCTCGTGGCGGCGGGCGCGTCCGCCGCCGCGTCGGCGCGCGCGGTCGCCGCCGCGTCGGACGTCGTCGGCGTATGCGTCCGCGACGACGCCGACGTCCGGGCGGTCGTGCTCGGCGACGATGGTCTGCTCGCCGGCGCGGCTCCGGGGTCCATCATCGCCATCCACAGCACGATCCTCCCGCGCACCATCCGCGAGCTCGGCGGCGCGGCGCGCGCGCGCGGCGTCGGGCTGGTGGACGCCTGCGTCACGGGCGGTCCGACCGGCGCCGAGCAGGGCCGGCTAACCTACATGGTGGGCGGCGACGCCGCGGACGTCGAGCGCTGCCGACCGGTCTTCACGACCGCCGCGCGTTCCATCGTGACCACCGGAGAGCTCGGCACCGGAGCGGCCACCAAGCTCTGCAACAACCTGATGACGTACCTCGGCTTCCTCGCGGCGTTCGAGGCGACGACGCTCGCGCGCGCCGCCGGCCTCGCGACGAGCGCCTTCGAGGAGGTCACCCGCAGCAACGGCAACCTGACCGAGCAGATGCAAGCGTTCCTCATGCTGCACCGGCTTTCCGCCGAGCAGCGCCGCGAGCCGGACTTCCAGCGGATGCTACGCGGTTACACCACGCTCGCCGAAAAGGACCTCGCCGTGACGCTCGCTTTCGCGCGCGAGCACGGCGTCGCGCTGCCGGGCACGGGCCTGTGCCAGCAGGTGATGGCGCGCGTCTACGGCCTCGAGGACCCCAAGCGCCGCTGA
- a CDS encoding carboxymuconolactone decarboxylase family protein: MSDPDRRTAGLARFDEVMRFTPPDMPGDVFLDATIEHLFGAVWSRPGLGVRERRLVTLTILMGLGNEMTLRLHFGAAMKSGDLSDAEIDELILHVAHYGGWPQAAIASQVVRQLRAERI; the protein is encoded by the coding sequence ATGTCCGATCCGGATCGCCGTACAGCCGGCCTCGCGAGGTTCGACGAGGTGATGCGCTTCACCCCGCCCGACATGCCGGGCGACGTCTTCCTCGACGCGACGATCGAGCATCTCTTCGGCGCCGTGTGGTCCCGACCGGGGCTCGGCGTCCGCGAGCGCCGCCTCGTCACGCTCACCATCCTCATGGGCCTGGGGAACGAGATGACACTCCGGCTCCACTTCGGCGCGGCGATGAAGAGCGGTGACCTCAGCGACGCCGAGATCGACGAGCTGATCCTGCACGTCGCGCACTACGGCGGCTGGCCGCAGGCTGCGATCGCCTCGCAGGTGGTACGCCAGCTGCGCGCAGAGCGCATCTGA
- a CDS encoding TetR/AcrR family transcriptional regulator, translating into MRAVRARRGGASAPRVRRSHAERSATTRARIIAAVVDVIARDGFQGLTAQQVAARSGMTWGAVQHHFGGKDSLLLAVLEDSFARFAERAERAPLAGRGLAARAALFVDLAWDHFRSRQYRATFEILLNHLGRDKHRSAGNWRVEMSRGWDRVWSRIFADAKLPRKRSLVLQHFTLSALSGLAATLMLQGADAELLRGELDVLKATLRRELAAG; encoded by the coding sequence ATGCGCGCCGTTCGCGCGCGGCGGGGCGGAGCCTCGGCGCCGCGCGTCCGACGGTCGCACGCCGAGCGCAGCGCCACGACGCGCGCCCGCATCATCGCGGCCGTCGTCGACGTGATCGCGCGCGACGGATTCCAGGGCTTGACCGCGCAGCAGGTCGCCGCCCGCTCCGGCATGACGTGGGGCGCCGTACAGCACCACTTCGGCGGCAAGGATTCGCTGCTCCTGGCGGTGCTGGAGGATTCCTTCGCGCGCTTCGCGGAGCGCGCCGAGCGCGCGCCGCTCGCAGGGCGAGGCCTCGCCGCCCGGGCCGCGCTCTTCGTCGATCTCGCCTGGGATCACTTCCGGAGCCGCCAGTATCGGGCGACCTTCGAGATCCTGCTGAACCACCTGGGTCGCGACAAGCATCGGAGCGCCGGCAACTGGCGGGTCGAGATGTCGCGGGGGTGGGATCGCGTCTGGTCGCGCATCTTCGCCGACGCGAAGCTGCCGCGGAAACGGAGCCTCGTGCTCCAGCACTTCACGCTTTCGGCCCTCTCAGGGCTCGCGGCGACCCTCATGCTGCAAGGCGCGGACGCCGAGCTGCTGCGCGGCGAACTCGACGTCCTGAAGGCGACGCTGCGGCGTGAGCTGGCCGCGGGCTAG
- a CDS encoding MaoC family dehydratase N-terminal domain-containing protein, whose translation MPIDRAKAMAATFPTGKASWGNDDVILYHLGIGAGVPPTDANELAYTYEKSLKVLPSFAVVVKFRPMGDILNMPGLEFNPFMLLHGEQDVEIHNPLPPSAEGVTGQMKVADVYDKGKAAVAILEVHAKDASGTPLFTNRMALFLRGEGGFGGPPGPKTGNVAPQRPPDGVIESPSFPQQALLYRLNGDKNPLHADPDFAAMGGFDRPIIHGLCSYGITLKAIVDHVLDGDVAKVARYQARFAGVAFPGETYVTSYWKEGDTILLECKAKERDALVISNAAVTIR comes from the coding sequence ATGCCGATCGACCGCGCGAAGGCCATGGCCGCTACGTTTCCCACCGGTAAAGCGTCGTGGGGAAACGACGACGTGATCCTCTACCACCTGGGTATCGGCGCCGGCGTTCCGCCGACCGATGCCAACGAGCTCGCGTACACCTACGAGAAGAGCTTGAAGGTGTTGCCGTCGTTCGCGGTGGTCGTGAAGTTCCGTCCGATGGGCGACATCCTCAACATGCCCGGCCTCGAGTTCAATCCGTTCATGCTGCTGCACGGCGAGCAGGACGTCGAGATCCACAACCCGTTGCCGCCGTCCGCCGAGGGCGTCACCGGCCAGATGAAGGTCGCCGACGTCTACGACAAGGGCAAAGCCGCGGTCGCGATCCTCGAGGTTCATGCCAAGGACGCGAGCGGCACGCCGCTCTTCACGAATCGCATGGCTCTCTTCCTCCGCGGCGAGGGCGGGTTCGGCGGCCCTCCCGGACCCAAGACCGGCAACGTCGCGCCACAGCGCCCCCCGGATGGCGTGATCGAATCGCCGAGCTTTCCACAGCAAGCACTGTTGTATCGCCTGAACGGCGACAAGAATCCGCTGCACGCGGACCCGGATTTCGCGGCGATGGGCGGCTTCGACCGTCCGATCATCCATGGGCTCTGCTCGTATGGGATCACGCTGAAGGCGATCGTCGACCACGTGCTGGACGGCGACGTGGCCAAGGTCGCGCGTTACCAGGCACGCTTTGCCGGGGTCGCGTTTCCGGGCGAGACCTACGTCACGTCGTACTGGAAGGAGGGCGACACGATCCTCCTCGAGTGCAAAGCGAAGGAGCGCGACGCGCTGGTGATCTCGAACGCGGCGGTGACGATTCGCTAG
- a CDS encoding nitronate monooxygenase codes for MTTRSALHTRICDLLGVRYPIVQTGMGWVSGAELTAATSAAGGFGILAAATMTEDELDAAIRAVRDRTDAPFGVNMRADQQGVERTADLVIRHRVTLASFAGPPKRDLIARLRDGGVLTMPTIGAPRHAAKMAEWGVDAVIAQGHEGGGHTGPIPTSLLLPAACRATDIPVLGAGGFNSGRGLVAALAYGAAGIAMGTRFLLTKESTVPDHIKAQYLRASLTDTVVTHAIDGAPQRVIRTPVIDRLERVNPLLRLPRALANALGLRHLTKTSLLDFAKEGLAMRKSRELTWSQLAMAANAPMLTRASMVDGKLEVGILPTGQVVGVIDELPGVADVLAEIMREADETLARLAGEDVVAAPRRERA; via the coding sequence ATGACCACGCGGTCCGCCCTCCACACGCGTATCTGCGATCTTCTCGGCGTCCGCTACCCGATCGTGCAAACGGGCATGGGGTGGGTCTCGGGCGCAGAGCTGACGGCGGCGACGAGCGCCGCGGGCGGGTTCGGCATCCTCGCCGCCGCCACGATGACGGAGGACGAGCTTGACGCGGCGATCCGCGCCGTCCGCGACCGTACCGACGCGCCCTTCGGCGTCAACATGCGCGCCGACCAACAGGGGGTGGAGCGGACCGCCGATCTCGTGATCCGCCACCGGGTCACGCTCGCGAGCTTCGCCGGACCCCCGAAGCGCGACCTCATCGCGCGATTGCGGGACGGCGGCGTGCTCACGATGCCGACGATCGGCGCGCCGCGCCATGCGGCGAAGATGGCCGAATGGGGCGTCGACGCGGTGATCGCGCAGGGCCACGAGGGCGGCGGCCACACCGGGCCGATTCCGACGTCACTGCTGCTGCCCGCCGCGTGCCGCGCGACGGACATTCCCGTGCTCGGCGCCGGCGGCTTCAATAGCGGCCGCGGCCTGGTCGCGGCCCTGGCCTACGGCGCGGCGGGGATCGCCATGGGTACGCGCTTCCTCCTCACCAAGGAAAGCACCGTGCCCGACCACATCAAGGCGCAATACCTGCGCGCGAGCCTCACCGACACCGTCGTCACGCACGCCATCGACGGCGCCCCGCAGCGCGTCATTCGCACGCCGGTGATCGACCGGCTGGAGCGCGTCAATCCGCTCCTGCGGCTGCCGCGAGCGCTCGCGAACGCGCTCGGACTTCGCCACCTGACCAAGACCTCCCTCCTCGATTTCGCCAAGGAGGGGCTCGCCATGCGGAAGAGCCGCGAGCTCACCTGGTCGCAGCTGGCGATGGCGGCGAACGCGCCGATGCTGACCCGCGCCAGCATGGTCGACGGCAAGCTCGAGGTCGGCATCCTGCCGACGGGACAGGTCGTGGGCGTGATCGACGAGCTGCCGGGCGTCGCCGACGTCCTCGCGGAGATCATGCGCGAGGCCGACGAAACCCTGGCGCGCCTCGCCGGCGAGGACGTCGTCGCCGCTCCGCGACGGGAGCGCGCCTGA
- a CDS encoding acyl-CoA dehydrogenase family protein: MDARFSPADEAFRDEVRAWLDENLVGEFAALRGRGGSGDLAGAVDVRRAWEKKLADGGWTCVGWPKEWGGRGLELSREVIFNEEYARARAPGRLGHIGETLLGPTLIAFGTQAQKERFLPPIVRTEELWCQGYSEPNAGSDLGNVQCRAERHDDQWIVTGQKVWTSLATISDWCFVLCRTDPTAPKHQGITYLLVPMKQPGVEVRPIRQITGTAEFCEVFFDGARTDAAHVVGEVNGGWQVAMGTLAFERGASTLGQQMMFAIELDQVIAAAKANGAARDPVIRQRIADAWIGLRIMRYNALRILTAAEGGAALSREALVTKLFWATWHRDLGKLAVDVLGARAEIRTAGAIDDYEVDELQRLFLWTRADTIYAGTNQIQRNIIAERALGMPREPRFESKR; the protein is encoded by the coding sequence GTGGACGCGCGTTTCTCTCCGGCCGACGAGGCGTTCCGCGACGAGGTCCGCGCCTGGCTCGACGAGAACCTCGTCGGCGAGTTCGCGGCGCTCCGCGGGCGCGGCGGCTCGGGCGACCTCGCCGGCGCGGTCGACGTGCGTCGCGCGTGGGAGAAGAAGCTCGCCGACGGCGGCTGGACCTGCGTCGGCTGGCCGAAGGAATGGGGCGGCCGCGGGCTCGAACTCAGTCGGGAGGTCATCTTCAACGAGGAGTACGCGCGGGCGCGGGCGCCCGGCCGGCTCGGCCATATCGGCGAGACCCTCCTCGGACCGACACTCATAGCCTTCGGCACGCAGGCCCAGAAGGAGCGCTTCCTGCCGCCGATCGTCCGCACCGAGGAGCTCTGGTGCCAGGGGTACTCGGAGCCGAACGCCGGCTCGGACCTCGGCAACGTCCAGTGCCGGGCCGAGCGCCACGATGATCAGTGGATCGTGACCGGCCAGAAGGTCTGGACCTCGCTCGCCACGATCTCCGACTGGTGCTTCGTGCTCTGCCGCACCGACCCGACGGCCCCGAAGCATCAAGGCATCACCTACCTCCTCGTGCCGATGAAGCAGCCGGGCGTCGAGGTGCGACCCATCCGCCAGATCACCGGCACCGCCGAGTTCTGCGAGGTCTTCTTCGACGGGGCACGCACCGACGCCGCGCACGTCGTCGGAGAGGTGAACGGAGGCTGGCAGGTCGCCATGGGCACGCTCGCCTTCGAGCGCGGCGCGTCCACCCTCGGCCAGCAGATGATGTTCGCGATCGAGCTCGACCAGGTGATCGCGGCCGCCAAGGCCAACGGCGCCGCACGGGATCCCGTCATCCGCCAGCGCATCGCCGACGCGTGGATCGGCCTCAGGATCATGCGCTACAACGCGCTCCGCATCCTCACCGCCGCGGAGGGCGGCGCCGCGCTCAGCCGGGAGGCGCTGGTGACGAAGCTCTTCTGGGCGACCTGGCACCGCGATCTCGGGAAGCTCGCCGTCGACGTGCTCGGAGCGCGCGCCGAGATCCGCACGGCGGGCGCGATCGACGACTACGAGGTCGACGAGCTGCAGCGCCTCTTCCTCTGGACCCGCGCCGACACCATCTACGCCGGCACCAACCAGATCCAGCGCAACATCATCGCGGAGCGCGCTCTCGGCATGCCGCGCGAGCCGCGCTTCGAGAGCAAACGATAG
- a CDS encoding SDR family oxidoreductase: MAPPPPPCPSGHALLAGKTVLVTAAAGTGIGFATAKRCAEEGAIVVISDQHERRLAEAAERIAPIMGRPPTTVACDVTIEAQVQRMVDAAIAETGRLDVLVNNAGLGGTANLVDMTDEQWLKVLDVTLTSAFRCTRAAFRHMLPRAAGVIVNNASVLGWRAQAGQAHYAAAKAGVMALTRCAAIEAAPAGVRVNAVAPSLALHPFLQKSAPKDLLDELETREAFGRAAEPWEVANVIVFLASDYSTYMTGEIVSVSSQHP; this comes from the coding sequence GTGGCTCCCCCCCCGCCTCCCTGCCCGTCCGGCCACGCGCTCCTCGCCGGCAAGACGGTCCTCGTCACCGCTGCCGCCGGCACCGGCATCGGGTTCGCCACGGCGAAGCGCTGCGCCGAAGAGGGGGCGATCGTCGTCATCAGCGACCAGCACGAGCGCCGCCTCGCGGAAGCCGCGGAGCGGATCGCGCCGATCATGGGGCGCCCTCCGACGACCGTCGCCTGTGACGTGACGATCGAAGCGCAAGTCCAGCGCATGGTCGACGCCGCGATCGCCGAGACCGGCCGGCTCGACGTCCTCGTCAACAACGCCGGCCTCGGCGGCACCGCGAACCTCGTCGACATGACCGACGAGCAGTGGCTGAAGGTCCTCGACGTCACGCTCACCTCGGCGTTCCGCTGCACGCGCGCCGCCTTTCGCCACATGTTGCCGCGCGCGGCGGGCGTGATCGTCAACAACGCGAGCGTGCTCGGCTGGCGCGCGCAGGCAGGCCAGGCGCACTACGCGGCCGCCAAAGCGGGCGTCATGGCGCTCACGCGCTGCGCCGCGATCGAGGCGGCTCCGGCCGGCGTACGCGTGAACGCGGTCGCACCGAGCCTGGCGCTGCACCCGTTCCTGCAGAAGAGCGCTCCGAAGGATCTCCTCGACGAGCTCGAGACCCGCGAAGCCTTCGGCCGCGCCGCCGAGCCGTGGGAGGTCGCGAACGTGATCGTCTTCCTCGCGAGCGACTACTCGACCTACATGACCGGCGAGATCGTCTCGGTGAGCTCGCAGCACCCGTAG
- a CDS encoding TetR/AcrR family transcriptional regulator gives MNAAVAQIPVEGRRERKKRELRLRIYQQAQELFLGQGFEATTVEQIAAAADIAPATFFNHFQSKHALLGEMTIEVFDHLQNLIEQYLLRPGSAQDRLAGFAEHAAQDASAARGVARDLVFELMRTRGRPGEPPPYLERIFAPIVKTLREGQRSGEVRTDLDAAFLAEMVLGALNAPFINWMNDPDYPLEQRFRQAAVFIGEAIRPTAARPRRKTR, from the coding sequence ATGAACGCCGCCGTCGCACAGATCCCCGTGGAAGGCCGCCGAGAGCGGAAGAAGCGCGAGCTCCGCCTGCGCATCTATCAGCAGGCGCAGGAGCTCTTCCTCGGCCAGGGCTTCGAGGCCACGACCGTCGAGCAGATCGCCGCCGCGGCGGACATCGCCCCGGCCACCTTCTTCAATCATTTCCAGAGCAAGCACGCGCTGCTCGGCGAGATGACGATCGAGGTCTTCGACCACCTCCAAAACCTCATCGAACAGTACCTTCTGCGGCCCGGAAGCGCCCAGGACCGCCTCGCGGGCTTCGCGGAGCACGCGGCGCAGGACGCTTCGGCGGCGCGCGGCGTCGCCCGCGACCTCGTCTTCGAGCTGATGCGGACGCGGGGCCGACCGGGCGAGCCCCCGCCCTACCTCGAGCGGATCTTCGCGCCGATCGTGAAGACGCTCCGCGAAGGCCAACGCAGCGGGGAGGTCCGCACGGATCTCGACGCCGCCTTTCTCGCCGAGATGGTCCTCGGCGCTCTGAACGCTCCGTTCATCAATTGGATGAACGATCCCGACTACCCCCTCGAACAACGGTTCCGGCAGGCAGCGGTCTTCATCGGCGAGGCCATTCGCCCGACGGCCGCGCGCCCGCGCCGGAAGACTCGGTGA
- a CDS encoding cytochrome P450, with amino-acid sequence MTDMYSDIDILDAKIWGVGAHERFRWLRENDPVHWDAKNAIWALSKYADVVYASKHNEIFCSGEGTRPNMPTKLSIVDMDEPRHGQLRNLINQGFKPRRVGEITDRFRAFTIETLDRLAPKGECDFVRDIAVPMPIEVIADLIGIPKTDRNKLHHWSDTMIASDGNYDDIETMQRAANAFAEYVAYIEDTIESRRKEPKDDLVSVLVHARDGGLLGETEVVDATKLPSEHAMEMAKDELTMFLVTLLIAGNETTRNALTGGMSQLIENPGEKQKLIDDPKLIPTAVEEIVRHVSPVQNFARTATQDTELRGRAIKKGEKILLMYPSANRDEEVFTDPDAFRVDRDPNPHVGFGIGNHFCLGANLARMEIRVMLEEILKRMPDIAYADGPPKTHPSLLVRSFTHMPVKFTRKA; translated from the coding sequence GTGACCGACATGTACAGCGACATCGACATCCTCGACGCGAAGATCTGGGGCGTCGGCGCCCACGAGCGGTTCCGCTGGCTTCGCGAGAACGATCCCGTGCACTGGGACGCGAAGAACGCGATCTGGGCCCTGTCCAAATATGCCGACGTCGTCTATGCCTCCAAGCACAACGAGATCTTCTGCTCGGGCGAAGGCACCCGACCGAACATGCCGACCAAGCTCTCCATCGTCGACATGGACGAGCCGCGCCACGGCCAGCTGCGGAACCTGATCAACCAAGGCTTCAAGCCGCGCCGGGTCGGAGAGATCACCGACCGCTTCCGCGCCTTCACCATCGAAACGCTCGACAGGCTGGCGCCGAAGGGCGAGTGCGACTTCGTGCGCGACATCGCGGTGCCGATGCCGATCGAGGTGATCGCCGACCTGATCGGCATCCCCAAGACCGATCGCAACAAGCTCCACCACTGGTCGGACACGATGATCGCGAGCGACGGCAACTACGACGACATCGAGACCATGCAGCGCGCCGCGAACGCCTTCGCCGAGTACGTCGCGTACATCGAGGACACGATCGAGTCGCGCCGGAAGGAGCCCAAGGACGATCTCGTGAGCGTGCTCGTCCACGCGCGCGACGGCGGCCTCCTCGGTGAGACGGAGGTCGTCGACGCGACGAAGCTGCCTTCCGAGCATGCGATGGAGATGGCGAAGGACGAGCTCACGATGTTCCTCGTGACGCTCCTCATCGCCGGCAACGAGACCACCCGCAACGCCCTGACCGGCGGGATGAGCCAGCTCATCGAGAACCCCGGCGAGAAGCAGAAGCTGATCGACGATCCGAAGCTCATTCCGACCGCCGTCGAGGAGATCGTGCGCCACGTCTCGCCGGTGCAGAACTTCGCCCGGACGGCGACCCAGGACACGGAGCTCCGCGGTCGCGCGATCAAGAAGGGCGAGAAGATCCTGCTCATGTACCCGTCGGCGAACCGCGACGAGGAGGTCTTCACGGATCCGGACGCCTTCCGGGTCGATCGCGATCCGAATCCGCACGTCGGCTTCGGCATCGGCAACCATTTCTGCCTCGGTGCGAACCTCGCCCGCATGGAGATCCGGGTCATGCTCGAGGAGATCCTGAAGCGCATGCCCGACATCGCGTACGCGGACGGACCGCCGAAGACGCACCCGTCCCTGCTGGTGCGGTCGTTCACGCACATGCCGGTCAAGTTCACCCGCAAGGCCTGA